AGTCCAGCCGAGAGGAATTTTTTGTGGAGTTTCTGGAGCGATTCAAGCGACTCCTCCATGCCACCACCGGGAGCTTTTTTAGGCGGGAGGATTTTAAGCCTTTGGTGTTGCCGATGGAGTGCCCCTTCTGCAGACCGCCTAGGGAACAACTCCTCTACGAGGATGGCCTAATAAGAATCCTGCTCGACGCTTATCCGGCCAGCAGGGGACACCTCCTAGTCGTTCCGAGGAGGCACGTCGAGCGCTGGGAAGATTTGACTGGAGAAGAGAAGCTCGCCCTGATACAGGGCATGGAGCTTGCGATGGAAGTCCTGAGGGAGACTCTGAAGCCGGACGCCTTCAACGTCGGCATGAACCTCGGAAGGGAAGCCGGGCAAACCGTTCCCCACCTGCACCTCCACGTCATTCCGCGCTGGAGGGGTGACAGCAGAAACCCGAGGGGAGGCGTTAGAAAGGCCGTCCTCGATTTGGAGGACGAGAACCTAAGCCTGAAGGAGCGGTGGGTGAAGAACCGGCTGGACGAGGAAGGGGTCTCACTGTTAAGAGAGGCTTTAGCCAGAGTTTTAGGCTGACTTAATTCTATCCGAAATATTTTTAATTCCCCTTTCTGGCTTTGCGCTGGAACAACTATTGGTGGGGATAGATGTGAGAAAGTTAGTTGTAGTATTTCTAACAATGTTAATTGTCCTGAGCGGGATTGTGAATCCAACTGTGAATGCTCTCTCAAAACCCAAACGGAAGTGGGTGTAATCAATCCCTTCTTCGAGGAATACTTGAGGTTTCTTCCAAACGCCACATCGGATGAGAGGAAAGCAATACTTTCTCTGATTGAAGCCCTCCTAAACGGAACTCTGAACGGTGATGTTGTGGTTTCGGATTATATGAGAATCAAAAACGCCTACTGGAACGGAACTGACCTGATATTCCAAATCTGGTGGTACAACGGGACCGAGCCGGCTTTAATTAGGACATACCTGTGGGAAAATCCGTATTCTGCCCTTACCGCGGTTAAAAATGCCGAATCAGGCACTTATTCAATCCAATCCCTTGAGAACCAGTTCGTAATCAAACCTCTCTCTGTAAACTTTGCCGTCAAGATAATGGGCGTTGACTATCTAACCAATGATGGAAGCGGAGAATACGTTTACATTGAGAACCCCTCTCTCACAACGGTGAGCCTGAATGGCTGGTACATCCTGGATGATTACGCCTACGGCAACCAGAAGTGCTGGGCGAACAACCTTCCACGGGATGACTGCTACGACTCCTTTGGCAGGGACCACGTGGTTAAGCTTTCCCTTAGCCTTGCACCGAATTCCGTCGGAAAGGTTCAGCTCGCAACTTCCCCAAAGACCGCTATACTCAACAATGATGGGGACACGGTTTATCTGATTGACAAATGGGGTAACCTCGTTTCGATTTACAGGTACACAGCATCGCCGAACATAACCATTGAAGACGTCTCGGTTTATCCGGTGAATCCCGTAGTGGGAGATTCCCTAAGGGTCAAAATTAAGCTGGACAACAGGGGCGTTGTTGATGGTATTGGAACGGTTCAGGTTTACGTTGATGGAAACCTCGTGGTAACGAATAAAGACGTGAATGTCTGGGGTTACAGCATAAGGGACTACTGGATTAACACGGGATGGAAGGCAACGGCCGGGGCTCACTCCCTTATCGTCAAGTTCATTCCGAACTACAAGGGAAGCACGCAGACCTTTGCGAGAACCTTCAAAGTTCTGGAGGTTCATCCTCACCTGAAGGACGTCGAATACGGAAAGCCCGTTGAGAATCACCCACTCAGGTTCAATATCACGGCGGAGAACCCAACGGGAAGCAAAGTCAACGTTAAGCTAAAACTTCTCGTTGACGGCGAGAAGGTCGATGAGTTTACCAACGGCTTCCTGTACGGATATGGCGAATACGACAAGTTCTACCTCGTCTGGAAGCGTCCTGAGGTTGGCTATCACACGGTCACGGTAGTCATGGAATCCAGTGATGGCTCAACGAGCAGATGGGAGAAGCGCATCTACGTGAAACCCAACTCCCCGCCGGCAATAGTTGACCTTGAACTTCCCCAGTGGGTTTACGCCGGTGAAGAGAGCAACGGAAGTGTAACCGTAGTTGACGGTGATGGAGACCGGGTTAACGTATACGTGAAAATCATCGGTCGCTACAGCTTCGAACTATGGGGCTTGGCCTCAGGAGAGACAAGAAAGTTCCCTCTTGCTCCAATCTACAACCGCACGAACTGTAGGGAGGAAATCACCGTTGAAGCGACCCCAATAGACGAGTACGGACTGAAGGGCAAACCCGTGACCGAGACCATAACGGTGATTACCGACAGCGACAAAGACGGGTGGTGCAACACCCTTGAGCTTGAGTACGGCACCAATCCCCACAGCAAAGATACCGACGGGGATGGGGTTATCGACTCCAAGGACGTTGACCCGCTGAGGGATGTGAAGGTAACCGTTTACATCCTCAGGGCGAGGGCGTTGGACGATGTTGATAGTTCGATTATTGGTCACAACCCTGCGGACATGAGTCTGGAACTCACCGTGAACGGGCGGACTAAAACCCTATTCCTTACTGACAATCAAGACGATTATGAGAAGAAAATCCTTCCGACTGATGACATCTTAATCAATATTCAAAACTATGCGATTGCAAAGGCCACCTTTGACGTTCCAGACGATAAGGAGCTCGCCACAATAGAGTTCCACCTCTACGACAGGGATAATAAAGAGGGAATTGGAAGAACTGAAATGGACGTTTCCCCTGGCAAGGGAACCGTTGCAACTATCTACTACAATCTCAAAACCGGAACGTGGAGCGGTGATGATTATCCCGGAGACGAGGAGAAATACTTCGGCTACGGCCACTTGAGCGGATGTGGTGACAGCTCCTGTAACGTCGGCCCAAGGAACCCTGACAAAGACCTCAAGGTTTACGTCAAATATGAGGGCATACTTGAAAAGGCCGGAATTAGGGGTGAAATCATCGGCATGAAAACGATTGAAGGTGTTAGCGACGTCACGGTGAAAGATGGAACTACAGCATTCTCAATAGTGAAACCGAAAAGCCTGAAGGTTGCACAGGTCAGGCTGGAGAACGGAACGGTAATCAACGTTACCCTCGTGAACACCTACGGGTCTAAGCTGACTTCTCCAGGAAATGACGTTGTCGCGATAGCAAGCTCTCCAAGTTCCGCTGAAGTTTTGGGCAATGAGATTATAGGCAACGATGTAACGACACTTAAAGGTGATGTCAGAGTTGTGACTTCTTCCGGAGAAATGCCTCTGGAGTCAGGCCTTGTCGTCTCGTACTCTTCAGCTGACGACACTCCGGACGGTGAAATCTGGTTCGTTGTAACTACCAACGACCCCGACGGAATACCCTTTTATCGCGAAATCGAGCTGAACAAAGAGCTTGAGGTGAATGGATTTACCGCGCGCTTTGACCCAACGGACAAAAATAACGCCGACCTGAACGGTGACTATGATGGCGATGGCGTTCCCAACGCGGTGGAGCTTCTGATTGGGAAGGACCCTGCGAAGAGGGATATCCTCGGTATCGAGCTGAATATCTCAGTAGAATGGAAGATGAGCGAGGAGGACAAGAAGAACCTGATTTACAGCATCAGGAAGGCGAGTGACTTCATCTACGACTACACGGACGGTTACGCGATGATTACAAGGGTTACAATTTGGGACGACAAGAGAAACTGGGATAAGGCCGATATTTGGGTTAATAAGACATTTTTAGAAGTTAAATTCTGGGGAGATAACAAGAAGTGGCCACATGCTTCAGTTGGTGGCTACTGGATTGGAGGAAAGCTCGTGATGCCCTTTAGATTCTTAAGGCTTACCCATCCAATGGGAATTGCCGAAATGGGGGATATAAAGTGGGCAAAAGCTTTGGGGCACGAGCTGGGTCACTATGTTTTCTGGCTTGGGGATGAGTATATGGACTTGAATGGTAAATCATACTTTTGGGACTATGGATTAGATGGCCCTAAGGTCGATGAGCACGCACCACACTCTGTCATGCACCACGAGTGGAAATGGAGCGAGTTGAGCACGCCGAGGGATTATGATGAGTTCCACGAATATCTTTCAAAGAATTTTGGAGACTGGAAAGACCACACAACGGACCAGTGGTTGGGAGATATGTCAAACTTAAAAGATAAACAATCATGGAATCGTTCCGCATGGGAAACTGTGTACACCCTTCTCACAGGGACAAACGAGCCTGCATGGCTGTCTAAAGTAGACTTCAAAAGGCAGAGACCGCAAATTAATATTGACTTCATCCTTACTGAGGACTTCACTCCAAAAACCGGCCCCTACACTGGCGTTGGCTACTTCATGGAGGTGACCTGGGGATGAGAAAACTCCTTGTCCTCTTTGCCTTCTTTTCCCTCCTCTTATTCCTCTCTTACTTTTACCTTCCGAGCGAGAACATGAGTGAACTCTATCAAAAAATCCCAGAGCAAGTCAGGGGAAATTCTGAGCTAATAGCCGCTTACTACTCATCACAAACAGGCTTTGATGGCTTCAGAGAATACCAATTCGCGTTTTATAATCCAAAAGAGAGAACAATCAGCATTTACACTTTCAAAATTTCCAAACTCCTGAAAATCTGGCCGAGGATGAAAAAAACCACAATAACCTGCAAAACTCAGCTCAATTACTCCGTACTGGCCACCAGCCCAGAAAAACTCAAAAACTTCGAAAACTGCGACAATTGTAGAGTCCTCCTCTACAAGGGCAGGATTTACAAGAATGAGGAAATTGAGGGCATTTACCCATCAATTGATGACGTGATAAAAGATAAGGAAAACACAACTTACCTTGAACTTGCTGTTCTTAAGGACGCTGAGATATCAATGGGAGCACTGGAAATACTCTCTGGAGATACAGTAAGATACTCCGCACCATCCGAGTATTTAGGTTTTATCCACCTGCCAAGCACGATGGAGGATCCAAAGAGGGGGATTGTACTTGAACTTACACCTCTCGGCAACCAGACTGCAAGGAGAACCATTCATTACCCGGGCGGCATTGTACTCACTGATACAATTGGGTTTAAATTCTTCTCAAACGAAACATGGACTTTAAAAGAAGTACCTTGGAACTATACCACCAAGAAACTCGAATCCGAAATCCTCAAAAAAGAAATGAAAGAAAGCCTGAGATTCAACTTGGCGATCTTCAAATACAACGGAAAACTCGAAGTGTTCTCCGACTGGATCAATGCCAAAAGAAAAATCCAGATGTACTGGAGGATCTATCCACCTGGAGAAATCGAAAAAATGTACTATCACAGTATTCTTGGCTACTACTGCGGCTAAGGAGGAAGAAAAATGAGAACTCTGGCGATCTTTGGCATCTTTTTAATTTTCCTTTCCTTCTTCGCCTACAACTTTTACACTTACCATCAGCTCTCCTTGGCGGAAGGAGCTTACAAGTTAGCAGGGGTTCCCAACAGTGAGAGGCTCATTGCGGTCTACCACGATGCTAGTCTAAGTTAATAAACGTGGCTCTCGCTCTCCCTGAGGAGTTCGAGCATTTGGAGGAGCTTCTCAACCTCTTCCCTCGGGTAATGCTCCTCGACGTCGCTCTCAGGGTCGAGTTTCTCAAGCTCCGCCCTGAGCTTTTCCAAATCTTCTAAGTCCTCCTGAATCTCAACGGCCCTCTGCGCGAATTCATAGCTCGTGTATGGGCTCTCAAAAATCCTTTGCTGGTTTGTCACGAGAGCTATCCTGAGGTGGCCTATCGTTTCCTCCAAAAGCTCGAGAAGTTCCTTGACCTTCATGAATCTTCCTCTACGTCACGGTATATAAGCATTGATTCGAAAATCTTTCGAAATCCCTGCCTGGCTGGTGAAGGCAGAGTTTTAACCTCCCGTGTCAATCCACTACGGTGGTGACATGGAGGCGGTTAAGACTTACCCTTCTGATTCAGCCGATGTGAAGGGTGAAAGGCGTGAGAGGAAACTTCTCATGGGAAACGAGGCGATTGCCTACGGCGCCCTTGAAAGCGGTGTCGTTTTCGCCACAGGTTACCCCGGAACGCCTTCAACCGAGGTCATTGAGACGATAGCGAGGCTCAAGCCAGAAGTTTTTGCCGAGTGGGCGCCCAACGAGAAGGTTGCCCTTGAGGAAGCCGCGGGAGTGGCCTATACTGGCTTGAGGGCGCTCGTGACCATGAAGTGCGTCGGTCTGAACGTTGCCGCGGACCCGCTTATGAGCCTCGCTTACTCCGGTGTCGAAGGCGGTCTTGTAATCCTCGTGGCGGACGACCCAGGACCGCACACCTCTCAAACGGAACAGGACGACCGCTACTACGGCAAGCTCTCGCTCCTGCCCGTCCTCGAACCTGCCGACCCGCAAGAGGCCCATGACCTGATTAAGTACGCC
The Thermococcus sp. 21S9 DNA segment above includes these coding regions:
- a CDS encoding HIT family protein, which encodes MECPFCRPPREQLLYEDGLIRILLDAYPASRGHLLVVPRRHVERWEDLTGEEKLALIQGMELAMEVLRETLKPDAFNVGMNLGREAGQTVPHLHLHVIPRWRGDSRNPRGGVRKAVLDLEDENLSLKERWVKNRLDEEGVSLLREALARVLG
- a CDS encoding lamin tail domain-containing protein; its protein translation is MGVINPFFEEYLRFLPNATSDERKAILSLIEALLNGTLNGDVVVSDYMRIKNAYWNGTDLIFQIWWYNGTEPALIRTYLWENPYSALTAVKNAESGTYSIQSLENQFVIKPLSVNFAVKIMGVDYLTNDGSGEYVYIENPSLTTVSLNGWYILDDYAYGNQKCWANNLPRDDCYDSFGRDHVVKLSLSLAPNSVGKVQLATSPKTAILNNDGDTVYLIDKWGNLVSIYRYTASPNITIEDVSVYPVNPVVGDSLRVKIKLDNRGVVDGIGTVQVYVDGNLVVTNKDVNVWGYSIRDYWINTGWKATAGAHSLIVKFIPNYKGSTQTFARTFKVLEVHPHLKDVEYGKPVENHPLRFNITAENPTGSKVNVKLKLLVDGEKVDEFTNGFLYGYGEYDKFYLVWKRPEVGYHTVTVVMESSDGSTSRWEKRIYVKPNSPPAIVDLELPQWVYAGEESNGSVTVVDGDGDRVNVYVKIIGRYSFELWGLASGETRKFPLAPIYNRTNCREEITVEATPIDEYGLKGKPVTETITVITDSDKDGWCNTLELEYGTNPHSKDTDGDGVIDSKDVDPLRDVKVTVYILRARALDDVDSSIIGHNPADMSLELTVNGRTKTLFLTDNQDDYEKKILPTDDILINIQNYAIAKATFDVPDDKELATIEFHLYDRDNKEGIGRTEMDVSPGKGTVATIYYNLKTGTWSGDDYPGDEEKYFGYGHLSGCGDSSCNVGPRNPDKDLKVYVKYEGILEKAGIRGEIIGMKTIEGVSDVTVKDGTTAFSIVKPKSLKVAQVRLENGTVINVTLVNTYGSKLTSPGNDVVAIASSPSSAEVLGNEIIGNDVTTLKGDVRVVTSSGEMPLESGLVVSYSSADDTPDGEIWFVVTTNDPDGIPFYREIELNKELEVNGFTARFDPTDKNNADLNGDYDGDGVPNAVELLIGKDPAKRDILGIELNISVEWKMSEEDKKNLIYSIRKASDFIYDYTDGYAMITRVTIWDDKRNWDKADIWVNKTFLEVKFWGDNKKWPHASVGGYWIGGKLVMPFRFLRLTHPMGIAEMGDIKWAKALGHELGHYVFWLGDEYMDLNGKSYFWDYGLDGPKVDEHAPHSVMHHEWKWSELSTPRDYDEFHEYLSKNFGDWKDHTTDQWLGDMSNLKDKQSWNRSAWETVYTLLTGTNEPAWLSKVDFKRQRPQINIDFILTEDFTPKTGPYTGVGYFMEVTWG